The sequence GGTCACCGTCACGCACGGCGGCTACCTCAAGCGCACCCCGCTCTCGCTCTATCGCACGCAAAAGCGCGGCGGCCGCGGCAAGATCGGCGCGACCACCACCGAAGAAGATTTCGTCGAACATCTCGAGCGCGTCTCGACGCACGACCGCCTGATGTTCTTCACCAGCGCGGGCAAGGTTTACGAGCTCAAGGCCTACGAGCTGCCCGAGGGCGGGCGCGCCGCCAAGGGACGCTCGATCGCCAACCTGCTGAGCCTCGCCAATGACGAAACGCTATCCGCATTTATTCCCGTGCCGCGCGAGACTGCGGGCAAGTTCGTCTTCTTCTCGACTCGCCGCGGCCGCGTGAAAAAGACCGCGCTCGACGAATACGAAAATATTCGCTCGACCGGAATCATCGCGATCAATCTCGAAGACGGCGACACGCTGGTGGACGTGCGAATCACCGACGGCAATCAGCAAATCGTGCTCTCGACGCGCGAGGGACAAGCGATTCGCTTCAAGGAAGAGGAGGCGCGCCCGATGGGCCGCGCGACCGGCGGCGTGGTCGGCATGGAACTCGAGTCGCAACCGGTCAAGGAAGGCAAGACCGTCATCCTGGTCGAGGACGAAGTCGTTTCGATGTCAACCGTGCGCGACGACGAGACCCTGCTGACGGTTTCGGAACTCGGTTACGGCAAGCGCACGCCCGCCTCCGACTACCGGCTGACCCATCGCGGCGGCAAGGGCGTCATCACGATGAACGTGACCGAGAAGACCGGCAAGGTGATCAGCGTCCGGCAGGTCGGGATCGACGACCAGGTGATGCTGATAACCGACGGCGGCAAGGTGATTCGATTGGCCGTCAAGGGAGTGCGAATCACCGGCCGCAACGCGCAGGGCGTGCACATGGTGCGACTCGAGGGCGACGAACGCGTCCGCGCCGTGGCCGGGATGGCGGAGCGCGACGAGGAGGAAGGCAACGGCAACGGATCCAACGGCAACGAAGGCGCAGAGGAATCGGAAGACTAGCTAATGTAGTGACTATTTCGCAGTAGTCACTGACTATGCCTTGGCGCTCGGGTGCGAAGACGCATTACTACCATCCTCATGATGCTTCCGCGGGCGGCTCGCCCGCGCCGGTGCCCTCCGCACTGTAGGCATCCTCGGCTGCGGTCAGCGCCCGGCCGCGCGCAATCTCGAATCCCATCGAGCCCAGGATTTCTTCGAGTGCGTTCAGCGCCAGCATCACGTTTTCGCGCCGCGAACCTTCGCCCATCAGACCGACGCGCCAGATCTTGCCTTTGAGCGGTCCGAGTCCGGCTGCGATTTCGATATTGAACAGCCGTAATAATTCCGTTCGCACCTTCGCTTCGTCGATTCCCGCCGGCACCGCGATCGTCGTGAGCTGCGGCAACCTGTATCCTTCCTGCGCGGCGAGCCGCAGACCCATCGCCCGCACTCCGGCCTGGAACGCGGCTGCGTTGATGCGATGCCGCCGCCATCGCGCTTCCAACCCTTCCTCGACGACGATCCGCAGCGCCTCGTAGAGCGCATAGTTCATCGTGATCGGCGCCGTATGATGGTAGAGCCGGTCGGGTCCCCAGTACTGCTCGATCAACGCAACGTCGAAGTACCATGAGTGGCACTTCGTTTTGCGCTGGCGCACCGACTCCATCGCGCGCGCGCTGAACGTCACCGGCGCCAGCCCGGGGGGCGCGCCGAGTCCCTTTTGCGTGCAGCTGTAGCAGGCGTCGATGCCCCATTTGTCAATCTCGACCGGCACGCACGCGAGCGATGTCACCGCGTCGATCGCCATCATCGCGCCGTGTCGATGCGCCAGCTCGGCGATTTCCTCGATCGGCTGATGTATCCCGGTCGATGTCTCGGCGTGAACTATCGCGACCAGCTTCGGGGCTTTTGCCGCGTTGAGCGCCGCCGCGACTTGCGCCGGTTCCACGATCGTTCCCCAATCCGCCTCGACCTTGTGGACCTTTGCGCCGAGTCGCGATGCGACTTCCGCCAGCCGCGTTCCGAACACACCGTTGACGCCGACCACGACCTCATCGCCGTCTTCGATCAGATTCGCCATCACGGCTTCCATTCCCGCGGAACCGGTGCCGGAGACGGGAAACGTGATCTCGTTGCTGGTGCGCAAGACGATGCGCAGCAGCCGCTTGATATTCTCCATCACCTTCACGAAATCCGGATCGAGGTGGCCAACGACCGGCGACACCATCGCTTTCATCACGCGCGGATTGACGTTGGATGGCCCCGGACCGAGCAGAATCCGCGCCGCAGGCTTGAGTTCTGGAAATGAATCCGCCACGTGTGTTTCTCCTTGCAACGAATCGCCGGAGGTTTCCGCGCGCACCAGTCGCGCGCCCACGCGATTCCGGGCTGAAATCGAACCTTGCTATTATGACCGCGAAGGACCGAGCGCAAAAGCGGTACTCGCGCGCCTGATTCGCGGTCGTGGTAGAGTGCTGTGGGGATTGGACGCGCTGTCGCAATGAGCACCATCGACCGCAAACTTCTCGATGAGCTTGGCGAAATTCTCGGGGCCGACGGGATCGTCTCGCGCGCCACCGAGCTGAAGGTTTACGAGTGCGACGGATGGACCATCGAGAAGAGCGCCCCCGACGTGCTGCTGCTTCCGCGCTCGACCGCGCAACTGAGCGCGATCCTCACCGCGCTGCATCGCCGCGGCATTGCCTTCGTTCCGCGCGGTGCGGGCACGGGCCTTTCGGGCGGATGCCTTTCGTTGAACGCGCCCGCGATGATCTGCACTTCGAAGATGAACCGGATTCTGGAAATCGATTTCGCCAATCGGCGCGTCGAGGCCGAGAGCGGCGTGGTCAACCTGCACGTCACCAACGCGGTTAAGTCGAAAGGATATTTCTACGCGCCCGATCCATCGTCGCAGGTGGCATGCACCATCGGCGGCAACATTGCCGAGAATTCGGGCGGTCCGCATACCTTGAAATACGGAGTGACCACCAACCACGTGCTCGCGCTCGAAGTCGTTCTGCCCGATGGCGAGGTCGTCGAGCTCGGCGGACCGGCCGAAGAGCGATGCGGCTACGATCTGGTCGGCGCCGTCGTCGGCGCGGAGGGCACTGCGGGAATCGTAACGCGTGCAACGCTCAAGCTGATGCGCGAGCCCGAAAATCATCGCACGCTGCTGGCCGCCTTTCCCGACGCCGACACCGCGACGCGTGCCGTCTCGATGAT is a genomic window of Candidatus Binatus sp. containing:
- a CDS encoding alanine--glyoxylate aminotransferase family protein gives rise to the protein MADSFPELKPAARILLGPGPSNVNPRVMKAMVSPVVGHLDPDFVKVMENIKRLLRIVLRTSNEITFPVSGTGSAGMEAVMANLIEDGDEVVVGVNGVFGTRLAEVASRLGAKVHKVEADWGTIVEPAQVAAALNAAKAPKLVAIVHAETSTGIHQPIEEIAELAHRHGAMMAIDAVTSLACVPVEIDKWGIDACYSCTQKGLGAPPGLAPVTFSARAMESVRQRKTKCHSWYFDVALIEQYWGPDRLYHHTAPITMNYALYEALRIVVEEGLEARWRRHRINAAAFQAGVRAMGLRLAAQEGYRLPQLTTIAVPAGIDEAKVRTELLRLFNIEIAAGLGPLKGKIWRVGLMGEGSRRENVMLALNALEEILGSMGFEIARGRALTAAEDAYSAEGTGAGEPPAEAS
- a CDS encoding FAD-linked oxidase C-terminal domain-containing protein; protein product: MSTIDRKLLDELGEILGADGIVSRATELKVYECDGWTIEKSAPDVLLLPRSTAQLSAILTALHRRGIAFVPRGAGTGLSGGCLSLNAPAMICTSKMNRILEIDFANRRVEAESGVVNLHVTNAVKSKGYFYAPDPSSQVACTIGGNIAENSGGPHTLKYGVTTNHVLALEVVLPDGEVVELGGPAEERCGYDLVGAVVGAEGTAGIVTRATLKLMREPENHRTLLAAFPDADTATRAVSMIIASGIVPAALEMMDQLIIRAVEEAFNVGLPLDAGAVLIIELEGLEAGLTAYADEVAKTANLAGASSVRLARDEAERALLWKARKRAFGAVGRLAPNYATQDGVVPRTCLPRILRVIADVSRRYDLRIGNVFHAGDGNLHPIILYDEREPDQVRRAIDAGREILKACIEMGGSLTGEHGIGVEKIGEMPLMFSPDDLRVMTELRHVFDPMERSNPGKVIPQPGACVEVAAPRRQVPI